A window of the Plasmodium vivax chromosome 12, whole genome shotgun sequence genome harbors these coding sequences:
- a CDS encoding tubulin, putative (encoded by transcript PVX_118660A): MVREILFLHVGQCGNQLGHEFWSVAIKEQLNKKINEKKELIGKYSFMNDSVTSFFENEGENFNLNQKESLKARAILIDTETGVANEIMKSSLSSYFDENNIFTQQSGAGNNWSQGYMHYGRMYGNLIDNIIRRNVEKCDSLQSFYITSSLGGGTGSGLGSYILEMLSDNYKQIKFSNCVFPSACDDVITSPYNSFFALTKIHEFSNCVLPVSNDALLNILNSKRMKDKDRDRENDKNDYSKMNNIVANVIVNLTSSMRFEGSLNVDINEICTNLIPYPFFNFMLSSLSPCTETENIRTFDHLFKNVLNHNNQMLIANPKDGLSLSMAFLVRGNINISDVTKNILLTKNNLNILRYNKDATKIGLCNVPPLNQPYSLLCLINSCEIRNTFLQILERFNKLFKRKAHLHHYLEYLTMDDILEFKEKIQNLIYEYSYIQKNSFCSPKFLDKNTIHILGYDVCEEEEEEDVKVKGENFSSEDSARPHYLRPKMSKYDRSANWFDFKSRPIV, encoded by the coding sequence ATGGTGCgcgaaattttatttttacacgtGGGACAGTGCGGAAATCAGCTCGGACATGAATTTTGGTCTGTAGCAATTAAGGAACagttgaataaaaaaataaacgagaaaaaagagTTAATAGGAAAATACAGTTTTATGAACGATTCAGTGACTtcttttttcgaaaatgagggcgaaaattttaatttaaatcaAAAAGAAAGTTTGAAAGCACGGGCTATATTGATAGACACCGAAACAGGGGTAGCAAATGAAATTATGAAAAGTTCTCTTTCTTCCTATTTTGacgaaaataatatttttacccAACAATCGGGTGCGGGAAATAATTGGTCCCAAGGGTATATGCATTATGGAAGAATGTATGGGAATTTAATTGACAACATAATTAGAAGGAATGTAGAAAAATGTGATTCGCTGCAATCGTTTTATATCACATCATCATTAGGGGGTGGAACGGGTTCTGGGTTAGGTTCTTACATTTTAGAAATGCTGTCTGATAATTATAAACAGATAAAATTTAGCAATTGCGTATTTCCTTCAGCTTGCGATGATGTGATAACATCTCCGTATAATAGCTTTTTTGCCCTGACCAAAATTCACGAGTTTTCGAATTGCGTTTTACCCGTTTCGAACGATGCGCTgctaaacattttaaatagtAAAAGAATGAAAGATAAAGATAGAGATAGagaaaatgacaaaaatgatTATTCAAAGATGAATAATATAGTGGCTAACGTAATTGTAAACTTAACGAGTTCTATGCGATTTGAAGGCTCATTAAATGTagatataaatgaaatttgCACAAATTTAATTccttaccctttttttaattttatgctATCATCTTTGAGCCCTTGCACAGAAACGGAAAATATTAGAACATTCgatcatttatttaaaaatgttttgaacCATAATAATCAAATGCTTATTGCCAACCCCAAGGATGGTCTCAGTTTGTCTATGGCTTTCCTAGTTAGGGGAAATATCAACATTTCAGATGTTACCaagaatatattattaacgaagaataatttgaatattttaCGGTACAATAAAGATGCCACCAAAATAGGCTTATGTAATGTGCCTCCTTTAAACCAGCCATATAGCTTGCTGTGTCTAATTAATTCGTGTGAAATACGAAAcacctttttgcaaattttggaAAGATTTAATAagttatttaaaagaaaggCACACCTGCACCACTACTTGGAGTATCTAACGATGGATGACATTTTAGAATTTAAGgagaaaatacaaaatttgaTTTATGAATATAGCTATATTCagaaaaattcattttgttcacctaaatttttagataaaaataCCATCCACATTTTGGGGTATGACGTGtgtgaggaggaggaggaggaggatgtgAAGGTGAAGGGAGAGAACTTCTCCAGTGAAGACAGCGCGCGTCCGCACTATTTGAGGCCTAAAATGAGCAAGTATGATAGAAGTGCCAACTGGTTTGACTTTAAAAGTAGGCCCATTGTTTGA
- a CDS encoding hypothetical protein, conserved (encoded by transcript PVX_118665A) gives MGKNLTDALSSAVSGMFNGTQNATSIPTSANGTGGYTSTLSEAIREAANTTLSSIAEIVTNGTTGNTTQPSYVSATTNGTTPTDPPFNPAVPIFLSIFLLISIAIWVFIIYTDIRDTKKDKKIEERELKELLRLLSADYENERNKRRRRARRIRYHDEEGSLEEVDENNDKRDDGDDSSSNDKKDDGDDGASKDKKDDEDDGESKDKKDDGDDGASKDKQDEGEDGASKDKKDEGEDRYPSSSVFDPYFLSAMRF, from the exons ATGGGAAAGAACCTTACTGATGCGTTAAGTTCTGCTGTTTCGGGTATGTTTAATGGTACTCAGAATGCCACGTCCATTCCGACTTCTGCCAATGGAACAGGAGGATATACATCTACATTAAGCGAAGCCATCAGAGAAGCGGCAAACACAACCCTTAGCTCTATTGCAGAGATTGTGACAAATGGTACTACTGGTAATACAACTCAGCCATCATATGTGAGTGCTACCACAAATGGAACCACCCCTACAGATCCTCCGTTTAACCCTGCTgtacctatttttttatcaatatttCTCCTTATTTCAATTGCCATATGGgtgtttataatatatacg GATATTCGTGACActaaaaaagataaaaaaatagaagagaGGGAATTAAAAGAACTATTGAGGCTGCTAAGTGCAGATTACGAAAATGAGAGAAATAAACGTCGTAGAAGAGCAAGGAGAATTCGTTATCATGATGAAGAAGGTAGTCTTGAGGAGGttgatgaaaataatgataaaaggGACGATGGGGATGATAGTTCAAGTAATGATAAAAAGGACGATGGGGATGATGGTGCAAgtaaagataaaaaggaCGATGAGGATGATGGTGAAAgtaaagataaaaaggaCGATGGGGATGATGGTGCAAGTAAAGATAAACAGGACGAGGGGGAAGATGGTGCAAgtaaagataaaaaggaCGAGGGGGAAGATCGTTATCCTTCTAGTTCAGTTTTTGATCCGTATTTTTTAAGTGCAATGAGATTctaa
- a CDS encoding hypothetical protein, conserved (encoded by transcript PVX_118670A) has translation MKYFYKLAIVLVYIHTYFMRNRCVRKVFLAEKEPDSGVKSGDGKGSYDDDDDTMTEVIRLLSLQALGQEQEEQKKSEEEGAAGGAEEKGAAGGEEEMGAVGGEEEMETGETSPRKRRLSLRQTHFQLKDIKKYKGSSEEEQTEKVQEKGATSSVSSSKVAPEEKPEKTNDPELDEFRRVLKECDDMNVEIGEEAIEEYIKVGVNTVEKISQVHKDYPLNLAKGIDFENPRMPFGVADKNFDLKSENELRDTLYFDDYMNIPLFEFLNNTMVGNLSLAKVNHLYVKESIKYQACSGSLLEYLGSKNLSFNIDHYFGLNLGTYLSEEQCEICNFEDPKIRAIRERHVENTYVVERLTVINCFRHLNFAERRKLRDIIFYQHKNISHIKKTLSLLAEKRFKIKKDSMLLSQNFSLPKNFIYKDVILLTCLHYVTSYSIVILKPLKIKVVGKGVIQYREFYNTSGMLNHLIALLEFMESNSQLCRKFFDTYKNVGGFYPRLKSTDDIVPIFNYLTVRYQICCIMYNIGKLISKFQYCEDRVTNYEEHLLGDYVKTIFSLERTLNKAKELLKH, from the coding sequence atgaaatatttctACAAATTGGCCATAGTCTTAGTCTATATTCATACATATTTCATGCGAAACAGATGTGTGAGAAAAGTATTTTTAGCTGAAAAAGAACCTGATTCTGGTGTAAAATCAGGGGATGGGAAAGGCTCttatgatgatgatgatgatacTATGACAGAAGTTATAAGGCTTTTGTCCCTTCAGGCTTTGGGGCAGGAACAAGAGGAACAGAAGAAATCCGAAGAAGAGGGTGCAGCTGGAGGGGCggaagaaaagggggcagctggaggggaagaagaaatgggGGCAgttggaggggaagaagaaatggaaaCTGGAGAGACATCCccaagaaaaagaagattaAGTTTAAGACAAAcacattttcaattaaaagatattaaaaaatacaaggGGAGCTCTGAAGAAGAACAGACGGAAAAAGTACAAGAAAAGGGAGCAACTTCAAGTGTATCATCATCAAAAGTTGCACCAGAAGAAAAGCCTGAAAAAACTAATGACCCCGAGTTAGATGAGTTTAGACGTGTACTAAAGGAATGTGATGATATGAATGTCGAAATTGGTGAAGAAGCAATAGAGGAATATATAAAGGTAGGGGTAAACACAGTAGAAAAAATTTCTCAAGTGCATAAAGATTATCCATTAAATTTGGCGAAAGGCATTGACTTTGAAAATCCTCGTATGCCTTTTGGAGTAGCAGACAAAAACTTTGATctgaaaagtgaaaatgaaTTACGCGACACTCTATATTTTGATGATTACATGAATATTCcattatttgaatttttaaataatactATGGTGGGTAATTTAAGTCTGGCAAAAGTTAATCATTTATATGTCAAAGAAAGTATTAAATATCAGGCATGCAGTGGTTCTCTGTTGGAGTATCTTGGTTCAAAAAACTTATCTTTTAACATTGATCATTATTTTGGTCTTAATTTAGGAACATATTTATCTGAGGAGCAATGTGaaatttgcaattttgaagATCCAAAAATAAGGGCTATACGAGAAAGACATGTGGAAAATACTTATGTAGTTGAAAGATTAACTGTGATAAATTGCTTTAGGCATTTGAATTTTGCCGAACGAAGGAAATTAAgagatataattttttaccaaCATAAGAATATTtctcatataaaaaaaacattatctCTCTTAGCtgaaaaacgttttaaaattaagaaaGATTCAATGCttctttcacaaaatttttctttgcctaaaaattttatatataaggaTGTTATTCTTTTGACATGTCTACATTATGTAACCAGTTACTCTATTGTAATACTTAAGccattaaaaattaaagttgTTGGAAAAGGTGTGATACAATATAGGGAGTTTTATAATACTTCAGGTATGCTAAATCATTTAATAGCTTTACTAGAGTTTATGGAAAGTAATTCACAGTTGTGTCGTAAATTCTTtgatacatataaaaatgttggtGGTTTTTACCCACGTTTGAAATCAACTGACGATATAGtacccatttttaattatttaacgGTAAGATATCAAATATGTtgtataatgtataatataggTAAATTAATTTCGAAATTTCAATATTGTGAAGATAGGGTAACTAATTATGAGGAGCATCTTCTTGGGGATTATGTTAAAACAATCTTTTCATTAGAACGTACATTAAATAAGGCGAAAGAGTTGCTTAAACACTGA
- a CDS encoding hypothetical protein (encoded by transcript PVX_118675A): protein MTSDINSLAGEALKTIKDELPTAISADEAAANSGLILVLATTLMVIYIGLVFAVGLPVNQEEGAAPAEFIDLPIDDIPHSGAAQETFEQPEINQSDESEKEKKEEKEKETDSDEN from the exons ATGACTTCTGATATTAACTCCTTGGCTGGAGAAGCCTTAAAAACCATTAAGGACGAATTGCCTACTGCAATATCAGCTGATGAGGCAGCTGCAAATTCCGGACTCATACTCGTCTTAGCTACTACCCTTATGGTTATCTACATAGGATTGGTCTTCGCCGTTGGG CTTCCTGTGAATCAAGAGGAAGGAGCAGCTCCCGCTGAATTTATTGATTTGCCTATAGACGATATACCTCACTCTGGTGCCGCACAGGAAACCTTTGAACAGCCCGAGATCAACCAATCCGACGAatcggaaaaggaaaaaaaggaggaaaaagaaaaagaaacagatTCTGAcgaaaattaa
- a CDS encoding early transcribed membrane protein (ETRAMP) (encoded by transcript PVX_118680A), which yields MKITKVYIFILILLFHILFEPHLCNDVVKISDSHLMKSPIEELNKKKKKKVIYAVIGTLLGILAVAAGGFGMTYKREKPSIWKDLGPDAHGILNSTIAQGIWMAKKNMTRDTTPVDKLLPQVDEIKNIIKEELGNRKLDIDKYDALQIEDFCNFSLFNIRESMISFQRNLRLGKF from the coding sequence ATGAAAATAACCaaagtgtacatttttatccttattttactctttcatattttatttgaacCCCATTTGTGCAATGATGTCGTAAAGATAAGTGATTCGCATTTGATGAAGTCCCCCATTgaagaattaaataaaaagaagaaaaagaaggtgATATATGCCGTTATAGGCACACTGTTGGGCATACTTGCCGTAGCCGCAGGTGGATTTGGAATGACTtataaaagggagaagccTTCCATATGGAAAGATTTAGGCCCGGACGCGCATGGCATTTTAAACAGCACAATTGCACAGGGAATATGGATGGCAAAGAAGAACATGACTAGGGATACCACGCCCGTAGATAAGTTATTACCGCAGGtggatgaaataaaaaatataataaaagagGAATTGGGAAATAGAAAGTTGGATATTGATAAATATGATGCATTACAAATAGAagatttttgcaatttttcgctttttaatATTAGAGAGTCTATGATATCATTTCAAAGAAACTTAAGATTAGGAAAATTCTAG
- a CDS encoding erythrocyte membrane protein 3, putative (encoded by transcript PVX_118682A) has protein sequence MPHIFGTSVASRHDRSLAENTGYTQLKGNKLKDRNGTPASVGSQPRGTPHNGLKVNTETIRPTKQALKSSSAHAGMSVKNEKNRSVGYTLKSAPHTDLNINKKAEGMPDNPLTKSPPSGLKANIKDQSATHSLKSSPPTGLQANKKDELANGTLKDTPQSKPNVSKKDKSGNNSLGNAKQSASKVNKKADVTRDNPPVGTTPPELKINKRTKRSTGHLLQDVQKPPLRKGNTIKNGSTNSTLKGDHMGGLKVNNKSIRSTVQPLTGSSPTGLKVSNDEVRSVDSPAKLAPPSKLNVSKKEKTMQNSLKRAIPSGLKVSKKGEQTTNSPEKALREKVNKKGEQTTNSPKETPTDALKAKPANHSSGKAKSPESEDNAKNDELPAQQLSELPANQKDNKTTESTPMQVSRNQLNEKKKREKPKNYPFKNAPPSGIVGSKRMNQSSDYKLKNKPPSGLVGNQKDTESKTYPLKNIPKSDLTDKQKESPNNVLKNIPAGEQKENEKNVIKESITFQKNKREYEVNLREWEGDNKKYETKVYKLKRGKHFNDNEDGVIYGINDKLTLELQEFETYNKPLYPFKRKLPELKEYNESNISKDYQLKNRPPELKKYNESNVSKDYQLQNKPHDLKAYNESNLAKENQLTHSAPTGLKEFEKPDETRDYGLKGHTDSELNEPKMKEPEIKEPKIDDQSSNEATEGNVNALPGETVTTVARVNNANKQGNNFGISGNIPSDVERIERTVQTVFCALKENDTGEVEEYIETHETKRYKLKADVKDGVKEYDEKFEKASYGFREKLPVTEVKEYDVVERIYEKPIKDKKEKIKPLEYYTYTYDESKPRPPPKNYGLLDLFPFPLHLLDRHVYLVAKEHSSLYELGKKAIKGQLTQEMIDEYLANCEKQRLKEGKVRNKHKLRIKEQKRKEKKKKKRKKEKEAYFKMKRKQAKLARKEMAKAGGKKAQEKEAEAKKPEVKKTEAKKPKVDKTEVKKTVVKKTGVNKTEAKKPKVDKAEVNKNAVKKNNEQKKKPQEGMSKTSELKKK, from the coding sequence ATGCCACATATTTTTGGAACATCAGTGGCTTCAAGACATGATAGATCATTAGCGGAAAATACAGGATACACTCAATTAAAAGGtaacaaattaaaagatCGAAATGGGACTCCAGCAAGTGTGGGGAGCCAACCAAGAGGAACCCCCCACAACGGGTTAAAAGTGAACACTGAGACAATCAGACCAACGAAACAAGCATTAAAGAGTAGCTCTGCGCATGCTGGAATGAgcgttaaaaatgaaaagaacaGATCAGTCGGATACACATTGAAGAGTGCTCCTCATACCGATCTaaacattaataaaaaagcgGAAGGAATGCCAGATAATCCCTTAACTAAATCCCCTCCTAGTGGATTAAAAGCTAACATAAAGGATCAGTCAGCGACCCATTCATTGAAAAGTTCTCCTCCTACCGGGTTACAAGCTAACAAAAAGGATGAATTAGCTAACGGTACATTGAAGGATACCCCTCAAAGTAAACCGAACGTTagtaaaaaggataaatcGGGAAATAATTCACTAGGGAATGCCAAACAAAGTGCATCAAAGGTTAATAAAAAAGCTGATGTAACACGAGACAATCCACCAGTTGGAACTACCCCTcctgaattaaaaattaacaaaagaACGAAAAGGTCAACAGGTCATTTATTGCAGGATGTTCAAAAACCTCCCCTaagaaaagggaacacaataaaaaatggatcaACGAATTCCACATTAAAGGGAGATCATATGGGAGGACTAAAAGTTAATAATAAATCGATCAGATCAACCGTTCAGCCCCTGACGGGGTCTTCCCCCACTGGCTTAAAGGTTAGTAACGATGAAGTCCGATCAGTGGACAGTCCTGCAAAGTTAGCCCCCCCTAGCAAATTAAACGTcagtaaaaaagaaaagacaaTGCAAAATTCTCTGAAAAGGGCAATCCCTAGTGGGTTAAAAgtcagcaaaaaaggggaacagaCAACTAACTCACCAGAGAAAGCACTTCGTGAAAAAGtcaacaaaaaaggagaacagACAACTAACTCACCAAAGGAAACACCCACGGATGCATTAAAAGCCAAACCAGCAAATCATTCTTCAGGGAAAGCGAAATCACCCGAATCGGAGGATAATGCAAAAAACGATGAGTTACCCGCGCAACAACTCAGCGAATTACCCGCTAACCAGAAAGACAACAAAACTACTGAAAGTACACCAATGCAAGTATCAAGGAACCAattaaatgagaaaaaaaaaagagagaaaccaaaaaattatccaTTCAAAAATGCCCCCCCTAGTGGAATAGTGGGGAGTAAAAGAATGAACCAATCGAGTGATTATAAACTGAAAAATAAACCACCCAGTGGACTGGTAGGAAACCAAAAAGACACGGAATCGAAAACTtatcctttaaaaaatattcccaaAAGTGATTTAACAGATAAGCAGAAAGAGTCACCAAACAATgtgctaaaaaatatacctgctggtgaacaaaaagagaatgaaaaaaatgtcataaaGGAATCTATTacattccaaaaaaataaacgcgaATATGAAGTAAACTTACGTGAATGGGAAggagataataaaaaatatgaaacgAAAGTGTACAAATTGAAAAGAGGCAAACATTTTAATGACAATGAAGACGGAGTCATATATGGAATAAACGATAAACTAACTCTTGAACTCCAAGAATTTGAAACATATAATAAACCATTATACCCCTTCAAGAGGAAACTTCCCgaattaaaagaatataaCGAAAGTAACATATCAAAAGATTATCAACTGAAAAACAGGCCACCTGagttaaagaaatataacgAAAGTAACGTATCGAAGGACTACCAATTGCAGAACAAACCACACGACTTAAAAGCATATAATGAAAGTAACCTCGCAAAGGAAAATCAATTAACACATAGTGCACCTACAGGATTAAAAGAATTCGAAAAGCCGGACGAAACAAGGGATTATGGATTAAAGGGGCACACAGATTCGGAATTAAACGAACCAAAAATGAAAGAGCCAGAAATAAAAGAACCAAAAATTGATGATCAATCAAGTAATGAAGCAACGGAGGGAAATGTAAATGCCCTGCCAGGCGAAACCGTAACTACTGTAGCAAGGGTAAATAATGCTAATAAGCAAGGTAACAATTTTGGAATATCAGGAAATATTCCCTCCGATGTAGAGCGAATCGAAAGAACTGTTCAAACTGTTTTCTGTGCCCTCAAGGAAAATGACACAGGGGAGGTAGAAGAATATATAGAAACACATGAAACGAAAcgttataaattaaaagcagATGTAAAGGACGGGGTAAAGGAATATgatgaaaaatttgaaaaagcgTCCTACGGATTTAGAGAAAAGCTCCCAGTTACGGAAGTGAAAGAGTACGATGTTGTCGAAAGAATATATGAAAAACCaataaaagataaaaaagaaaaaattaagccTCTAGAATATTACACATACACTTATGATGAATCAAAACCTAGACCGCcaccaaaaaattatggatTATTAgatcttttcccctttccgttGCACCTTTTGGATCGTCATGTATACTTGGTAGCAAAAGAGCATTCGTCCTTATACgaattggggaaaaaagctaTAAAAGGTCAGTTAACCCAAGAAATGATCGATGAGTATCTTGCTAATTGTGAGAAACAAAGACTGAAGGAAGGAAAGGTGAGAAACAAGCACAAATTAAGAATTAAAGAAcagaaaagaaaggaaaagaagaaaaaaaagaggaagaaggaaaaggaggcgtattttaaaatgaagaggaaacaAGCAAAATTGGCGCGAAAGGAGATGGCGAaggcgggggggaaaaaggctCAGGAGAAAGAGGCTGAGGCAAAAAAGcctgaagtaaaaaaaactgagGCAAAAAAGCCTAAAGTAGACAAAactgaagtaaaaaaaaccGTGGTGAAGAAAACTGGGGTAAATAAAACTGAGGCAAAAAAGCCTAAAGTAGACAAAGCTGAAGTAAACAAAAATGcggtaaagaaaaacaatgagcagaaaaagaaacctCAAGAGGGAATGAGCAAAACGAGtgaactgaaaaaaaaatag
- a CDS encoding hypothetical protein, conserved (encoded by transcript PVX_118685A) yields the protein MKHRCSLLYINAKRSGASNRVKNVTTVESSISPIKSRNKNVTINAVTLFKNIIYLSLLLCIFQGSLNYRDVNKFSTKCTKAFNGKGTGITFKRNLAEESYDNVPGVPEENALEPEDATTQTLEFYNSDYPLEEDELDDIANLDLLIESCEREYDDILLDITNRYVEFTDDMNHYWCDQMWKKRWCKYADSVHTEMMSNLNNPNLTLDEKKESFKILMGWCEDDFKYFLKLIKQEWDLRDDPEHYLER from the exons atgaagcatCGATGCAGTctcttatatattaatgcaAAACGTAGTGGTGCGTCAAATCGAGTCAAAAACGTGACTACAGTGGAATCTTCAATCTCGCCCATAAAAtcgagaaataaaaatgtaactatAAATGCGGtcaccctttttaaaaatattatatatttatcccTTTTATTGTGCATATTCCAGGGATCCCTTAATTATAG AGACGTTAATAAATTCTCTACCAAATGTACAAAAGCATTTAATGGGAAAGGAACAGGCATCACATTTAAGAGAAATCTGGCGGAAGAATCCTACGACAATGTACCTGGAGTTCCAGAGGAAAATGCATTAGAACCAGAAGATGCAACAACACAGACCTTGGAATTTTATAATTCTGATTACCCCCTTGAAGAAGATGAACTTGATGACATTGCAAATCTAGATCTACTTATTGAAAGTTGTGAAAGAGAATATGATGATATTCTTCTGGACATTACAAATCGATATGTTGAATTTACAGATGATATGAACCATTACTGGTGTGATCAAATGTGGAAAAAGAGATGGTGTAAATACGCAGATAGTGTGCACACTGAAATGATGAGTAACCTTAATAACCCAAACCTTACTttagatgaaaaaaaggagagtttcaaaattttgatggGATGGTGTGAGGATGATTTTAAGTACTTCTTGAAATTGATTAAGCAAGAATGGGATTTGAGGGATGACCCAGAGCATTACTTAGAAAGATAa
- a CDS encoding 40 kDa heat shock protein, putative (encoded by transcript PVX_118690A), which yields MRICIGGIKLSTIFKNGVNRGGGDNLAKASDSGFDRSLAEKSEGFSSPFAGLSGKSKDYYSVLGVPRDATENDIKKAYRKLAMKWHPDKHLDENDKKAAEEKFKLISEAYDVLSDPDKKKTYDLYGEEGIKGNMSGDDVHFFNAGMDPADLFNKFFSSSKTFSFTSVFDDDFPPFSSFVHNMGAKGGRSPGSSGKNPEGYKSETYEVSLLLSLEELYNGCKKKLKITRKRFNGTQSYDDDKLVTIDVKAGWNEGTTITFYGEGDQSSPLLEPGDLIFKVKTKEHERFVREGNNLIYKCHVPLDKALTGFQFIVKSLDNREINIRVDDIVTPNSRRMIPKEGMPSSKNPSKRGDLIIEFEVIFPKSLTSERKKIIREVLANTF from the exons ATGAGAATTTGCATTGGGGGGATTAAACTTTCTACGATTTT TAAGAATGGAGTAAATAGAGGTGGTGGGGATAATTTGGCAAAAGCGTCAGATTCAGGATTTGACAGATCGCTAGCCGAAAAGTCTGAGGGCTTCAGTTCTCCCTTTGCAGGATTATCCGGAAAATCAAAG GATTATTACAGCGTGTTAGGAGTTCCTAGAGATGCGACAGAAAATGATATAAAGAAGGCGTATAGAAAGTTAGCCATGAAATGGCACCCAGATAAACACTTAGATGAGAATGACAAAAAGGCTGCGGAGGAAAAATTTAAGCTTATTTCTGAAGCTTATGATGTTTTGTCAGACcctgataaaaaaaaaacgtacgaTTTGTATGGTGAAGAAGGAATTAAAGGAAATATGTCTGGTGACgatgtccatttttttaatgcaggAATGGATCCAGCTGATCTGTTCAATAAGTTTTTTAGTTCCAGCAAAACCTTCTCGTTTACATCAGTTTTCGACGACGACTTCCCGCCGTTTTCGTCCTTCGTCCATAACATGGGTGCTAAGGGCGGCCGATCTCCGGGTTCTTCAg GCAAAAACCCCGAAGGTTATAAATCCGAAACCTACGAAGTAAGTCTTCTACTGTCCCTGGAAGAACTATATAACGGATGCAAAAAGAAACTCAAAATTACGAGAAAAAGGTTCAACGGAACTCAAAGCTATGACGACGATAAATTGGTAACGATCGATGTAAAAGCGGGATGGAACGAAGGAACGACCATTACGTTTTATGGTGAGGGTGATCAATCATCTCCTTTGTTAGAACCAGGTGATTTAATTTTCaaagtaaaaacaaaagaacaCGAACGCTTTGTGAGGGAAGGAAATAATTTGATATATAAGTGCCATGTGCCTCTAGACAAAGCCTTAACAGGTTTTCAATTTATAGTAAAATCGTTAGATAACAGAGAAATTAATATAAGAGTAGACGACATTGTTACACCTAATTCTAGGAGAATGATTCCAAAGGAAGGAAtgccttcttcaaaaaatccATCCAAGCGTGGAGATCTGATAATTGAATTTGAGGTTATATTTCCAAAAAGCTTAACtagtgaaagaaaaaaaataataagagAGGTTTTAGCCAatactttttaa